A section of the Pan paniscus chromosome 7, NHGRI_mPanPan1-v2.0_pri, whole genome shotgun sequence genome encodes:
- the DOK2 gene encoding docking protein 2: MGDGAVKQGFLYLQQQQTFGKKWRRFGASLYGGSDCALARLELQEGPEKPRRCEAARKVIRLSDCLRVAEAGGEASSPRDTSAFFLETKERLYLLAAPAAERGDWVQAICLLAFPGQRKELSGPEGKQSRPCMEENELYSSAVTVGPHKEFAVTMRPTEASERCHLRGSYTLRAGESALELWGGPEPGTQLYDWPYRFLRRFGRDKVTFSFEAGRRCVSGEGNFEFETRQGNEIFLALEEAISAQKNAAPATPQPQPATIPASLPRPESPYSRPHDSLPPPSPTTPVPAPRPRGQEGEYAVPFDAVARSLGKNFRGILAVPPQLLADPLYDSIEETLPSRPDHIYDEPEGVAALSLYDSPQEPRGEAWRRQATADRDPAGLQHVHPAGQEFSASGWQPGTEYDNVVLKKGPK, translated from the exons ATGGGAGACGGGGCAGTGAAACAAGGCTTCTTGTATCTTCAGCAGCAGCAGACGTTTGGAAAG AAATGGCGCCGCTTCGGCGCCTCACTGTATGGAGGGTCGGACTGCGCCTTGGCCCGGCTGGAGCTGCAGGAGGGCCCGGAGAAGCCTCGTCGGTGTGAGGCTGCCCGGAAGGTCATCCGCCTCAGTGACTGCCTGCGGGTGGCCGAGGCCGGCGGAGAGGCCAGCAGCCCCCGGGACACCAGTGCCTTCTTCCTGGAGACCAAGGAGCGCCTGTACCTCCTGGCGGCCCCTGCAGCGGAGCGCGGCGACTGGGTGCAGGCCATCTGCCTCCTGGCCTTCCCC GGGCAGAGGAAGGAGCTCTCGGGGCCAGAGGGAAAGCAGAGCCGGCCCTGCATGGAGGAAAATGAATTGTACAGCAGCGCAGTCACAG TCGGCCCCCACAAGGAATTTGCTGTGACCATGAGACCTACAGAAGCCAGTGAGAGGTGCCACCTGCGGGGGTCCTATACCCTCCGGGCTGGGGAGAGTGCCCTTGAGCTGTGGGGTGGGCCCGAGCCAGGGACCCAGCTGTACGACTGGCCCTACAGGTTTCTGCGGCGCTTTGGGCGGGACAAG GTAACCTTTTCCTTTGAGGCAGGCCGTCGCTGCGTCTCTGGAGAGGGCAACTTTGAGTTCGAAACCCGGCAAGGCAATGAGATCTTCTTGGCCCTGGAAGAGGCCATCTCTGCCCAGAAGAATGCTGCACCCGCTACACCCCAACCCCAGCCGGCCACAATCCCCGCCTCGCTGCCCCGGCCTGAGAGCCCCTACTCTCGGCCGCATGACTCACTGCCGCCGCCTTCACCCACCACACCGGTGCCTGCTCCACGGCCTCGGGGCCAGGAGGGGGAGTATGCCGTGCCCTTCGATGCGGTGGCCCGTTCCTTGGGGAAGAACTTCAGGGGCATCTTGGCAGTCCCTCCTCAGCTCCTGGCCGACCCTCTGTACGACAGCATTGAGGAGACCCTGCCCTCTCGACCTGACCACATATACGATGAGCCCGAGGGAGTGGCTGCCCTGTCCCTCTATGACAGCCCGCAGGAGCCCCGGGGTGAGGCATGGAGGAGGCAGGCGACAGCTGACAGGGACCCTGCTGGCCTCCAGCATGTCCACCCAGCCGGGCAGGAGTTCTCTGCTTCTGGCTGGCAGCCAGGAACCGAGTATGACAATGTTGTACTTAAGAAAGGCCCAAAGTGA